The Methylobacterium durans nucleotide sequence AGGCGAGCAGCTTGCCGCGGTCGCCCTCGAGGCGCGCCGCCTCCCGCTCCAGGTTCGTCAGGCGCGAGATCTGGACGAGGTTCTTCTGCCAGAGCTCGCGGATGCCCTTCAGCTCCATCGTGACCGCGGCGATCTCCTTGGTCTTGGCGTTGATCTGCTCGGTGAGGCCGCCGATCTCCTCGCCGAGCTGCGCGAGGCGCTCGCGCAGCTGGCTCTTCTGGCCGTTGCGCGCCTTCGCGCGGGCGAGGAACAGGCGCGTCTCGCTGTCGATGAGGGTCGCCACCGCCGGGTCGGAGGCGACCCGCGCCTGAAGGTCGGCCGTGAAGCTGATCGCCATGTCGCCGTCGCGCTCGGCCTCCTCGCGGGCGCGGCGGGCGGCGAGCCCGTCGAGGGCCCGCAGGACGATGTCGAGGCTGGAGCGGGCCTGCGTCTCGTCGAGGCGGATCAGGATGTCGCCCGCCTTGACGCGGTCGCCCTCCCGCACCCGCAGCTCGCCGACGATGCCGCCGACCGGGTGCTGCACCTTCTTGACGTCGCTGTCGACGACGAGCTGGCCCGAGGTGATGACGGCGCCGCCGATCACGGTGAGGCAGGCCCAGCCGCCCACGCCGCCGACGAGGGCCGTGACGAGGAAGGCGGCGGCGCGGACCTGGCGGCGGATCGCGGCGCGGGCGGCGTCGGCGGCGGGCCGGGCGGAGGTGCGGGCGGAGCCGGCGAGGGTCAGGGTGGTGGGCATCGGTCGCTCTCCTGCGGGATCGGGGTTCAGGCCGAGGCCCGGGCCGGGCGGGGGGTGGTCTCGTTGGCGGGGGTGGGGGCCTTCGGGAGGTGGCCGGTGTGGCGCAGCACGGCCTCCTTCGGCCCGAAGGCGACGGCGCGGCCGTCCTCCATGGCGATGAGCAGGTCGATCGCGGCGAGCGCGCTGGCGCGGTGCGCCACCACGACCACGATCCCGCCCCGCTCGCGCACGCTGCGGATCGCCCGGGTGAGAGCGGCCTCGCCCTCGCCGTCGAGATTCGCGTTCGGCTCGTCGAGGACGACGAGGAAGGGGGCGCCATAGAGCGCGCGGGCGAGCCCGATGCGCTGGCGCTGGCCGCCGGAGAGGCCGAGGCCGCCCTCGCCGAGCACGGTCTCGTAGCCCTCGGGTAGGTTCGTCACGAGCTCGTGGATGCCGGCCTCGCGGGCGGCCGCCACGATGTCGGCGCCGCGCGCGTCCGGGGCGAAGCGGGCGATGTTCTGGGCGATGGTGCCGGCAAACAGCGCCACGTCCTGCGGCAGGTAGCCGATGTGGTGGCCGAGATCGGTGCTCGTCCACTGGCTGATCGGGGTGCCGTCGAGGCGCACGGCGCCGCGCGCGGCCGGGAGGACGCCGACGAGCGCGCGGGAGAGCGTCGACTTGCCCGAGCCGCTCGGCCCGATCACCCCGACCGCCTGGCCCGCCTTGAGGGTGAAGCTGACGTCCTTCACCGTGAGCCGGTTGCTGCCCGGGGGGCCACGCACACCGCGTCCGCCTTGAGCTCCCGGCCGGGCGCGCCGAGCACGGCGCTGCGGCGCTCCTGGGGCACGTTGGCGAGGAGCGCGGTCAGCCGGCCCCAGGCCTGATGGGTCGCGACGACGCCCTTCCAGCTCGCGATCATCGAGTCGAGGGGGGCGAGCGCGCGGCCCAGCAGGATCGAGGACGCGATGATGATGCCGGGCGAGCCCTCGCCGTTGATGACGAG carries:
- a CDS encoding HlyD family type I secretion periplasmic adaptor subunit, producing the protein MPTTLTLAGSARTSARPAADAARAAIRRQVRAAAFLVTALVGGVGGWACLTVIGGAVITSGQLVVDSDVKKVQHPVGGIVGELRVREGDRVKAGDILIRLDETQARSSLDIVLRALDGLAARRAREEAERDGDMAISFTADLQARVASDPAVATLIDSETRLFLARAKARNGQKSQLRERLAQLGEEIGGLTEQINAKTKEIAAVTMELKGIRELWQKNLVQISRLTNLEREAARLEGDRGKLLASVAQARGKGNEVELQILQIDQDMRNEVSKDLTEIRAKWSEYEEKQTAALDLLRRTDLRAPQDGIVHQMTVHTVGGLVTPSEPAMLIVPEADELTVEVKIQPKDIDNVRIGQPARLRFSALNQYTTPEIEGSVSRLAADVAQDQKTGLSFYKARIRVADAQRKRLGEVQLIPGMPVEAFLQTGERTVFSYLTKPFVDHISKAWREK